From one Conexivisphaerales archaeon genomic stretch:
- a CDS encoding tRNA uridine(34) 5-carboxymethylaminomethyl modification radical SAM/GNAT enzyme Elp3, with the protein MNIQENTYEIVLREIARSIEESFLKSERLTPSDIAKKKIEICRKYHLDRIPRNSEIIKYMSLSYLPSIRSLLKRRSVRSRSGVAIITAITKPFNCPHGTCIYCPGGVRYGTPQSYTKGSPAVAFGMARNFDPVRQVQDALENLKRNGHDTSKIELIVLGGTVLAMSHDYQRWFIKSCYDALNERSSQTLEEALKINEMAQNRCVGFTIETKPDWCKEEHIDMLLSYGATRVEIGVQSLREDVLKFVNRGHTLQDTIEAFRIAKDSAYKIVAHMMPGLPHSTLRNDYEDLVTLITDKRYMPDMLKIYPTVVVEGTALYQYYKSKKYTPYSDEELIDMLCRFKSIVPPWLRIMRIQREIPQEEVIGGIKIGNLRQAIRKTMKKRKIVCNCIRCREVGFKISSGELEEVPPVEDAKLRRIDYESSGGKEIFISLEDDKTNSLFGFLRLRIPSGMEHRKEIKDKDVSLVRELHVYGFMVPVGTEPTPNQQVQHRGIGSYLLSTAEKISCEEFDRKKQIIISATGTKQYYRKRGYFDDGPYVSKVLY; encoded by the coding sequence TTGAATATACAAGAAAATACATACGAAATTGTTCTTCGGGAGATAGCTCGGTCCATTGAAGAGAGTTTCCTCAAGTCTGAACGACTAACTCCTTCTGATATTGCAAAAAAGAAAATCGAAATCTGCAGAAAGTACCATCTTGATAGAATACCGAGAAATTCTGAAATAATCAAATACATGTCTCTATCTTATCTGCCATCCATAAGGAGTCTATTAAAAAGAAGAAGTGTCAGAAGTAGGTCAGGGGTTGCTATAATTACCGCTATAACCAAACCGTTTAACTGTCCTCATGGAACCTGTATTTATTGCCCTGGGGGAGTTAGATACGGCACTCCTCAGAGTTACACAAAAGGCTCTCCCGCTGTTGCGTTTGGTATGGCAAGAAATTTTGACCCTGTACGCCAAGTTCAAGACGCTCTAGAGAACTTGAAACGTAACGGACATGATACAAGCAAAATTGAATTGATCGTATTGGGTGGAACAGTGTTAGCAATGTCACATGATTACCAAAGATGGTTCATAAAAAGCTGTTATGATGCGTTGAACGAAAGGTCTTCTCAAACTCTTGAAGAAGCTCTTAAAATAAACGAAATGGCTCAAAACAGATGTGTAGGGTTTACGATCGAGACAAAGCCTGATTGGTGTAAAGAAGAGCATATCGATATGCTGCTTTCTTATGGCGCAACAAGAGTAGAAATAGGTGTCCAAAGCCTGAGAGAAGATGTTCTAAAATTCGTGAATAGGGGTCATACGCTCCAGGATACAATCGAAGCTTTTAGAATAGCAAAAGATTCGGCTTATAAAATAGTCGCTCACATGATGCCTGGCTTACCTCATTCTACTTTGCGTAATGATTACGAAGATCTTGTGACTCTAATAACCGACAAAAGGTATATGCCTGATATGTTGAAAATATATCCGACGGTCGTTGTTGAGGGGACTGCACTTTACCAATATTACAAGTCAAAAAAGTATACCCCGTATAGCGATGAAGAACTTATCGATATGCTTTGCAGGTTCAAATCTATAGTTCCTCCATGGTTAAGGATTATGAGGATCCAAAGAGAAATTCCTCAAGAAGAAGTAATAGGCGGAATCAAGATAGGCAATCTTAGACAGGCGATAAGGAAGACAATGAAGAAAAGAAAGATTGTTTGTAACTGCATAAGATGTCGGGAAGTTGGTTTTAAGATATCCAGTGGTGAATTAGAAGAAGTTCCGCCCGTTGAAGACGCCAAATTAAGAAGAATCGACTACGAATCTTCCGGCGGTAAAGAAATCTTCATTTCATTAGAAGATGATAAAACTAATTCTCTTTTCGGTTTTTTAAGATTAAGGATACCTTCAGGGATGGAACACCGGAAAGAGATAAAGGATAAAGATGTGTCGCTTGTAAGAGAATTACATGTTTATGGTTTCATGGTACCTGTAGGTACGGAACCAACACCAAACCAACAAGTTCAACACAGAGGTATAGGGTCATATCTTCTCAGTACAGCAGAAAAGATTTCATGTGAAGAATTTGACAGAAAAAAACAAATAATCATTTCAGCCACGGGAACCAAACAATATTATAGAAAGAGGGGTTATTTTGATGATGGTCCGTATGTATCGAAAGTATTGTATTGA
- a CDS encoding DUF72 domain-containing protein produces the protein MANSIKVGCCGTSGLSIRRYAESYPLLEVQKTFYELLESELAKKWRSYVKNDFEFTMKVFQGITHPIDSPTWKRSLRFLSGIDPADVGLLQASKFVTYCWNRSVEFAKALQAKVLVIQLPPSFQYNNKNVERLKMFFSHFEPDIPCAIEFRHESWLNKIDELNIILKRWRTIIISDPLKFRLPQQEIQYLRLHGLDGFTNYRYTYSDEEINTLINRLKGLTAFVLFNNISMLDDAKRLLTRLQG, from the coding sequence ATGGCAAATTCCATAAAGGTTGGTTGTTGTGGTACTTCTGGCCTGTCTATAAGAAGATATGCTGAATCGTACCCTTTACTCGAAGTTCAAAAGACATTCTATGAATTGTTGGAGTCTGAATTAGCCAAAAAATGGAGAAGTTATGTGAAAAATGATTTTGAATTTACAATGAAAGTTTTCCAAGGTATAACTCATCCCATTGATTCGCCAACATGGAAAAGGTCCCTTAGATTCTTGAGTGGAATCGACCCAGCCGATGTCGGCTTGTTGCAAGCCTCAAAATTTGTAACTTATTGTTGGAATAGGAGTGTCGAATTTGCAAAAGCTCTACAGGCAAAAGTATTGGTTATCCAGCTACCTCCTTCTTTTCAGTACAATAACAAAAATGTTGAAAGGTTGAAGATGTTCTTTTCTCATTTCGAACCTGATATACCTTGCGCAATTGAATTCAGACATGAATCGTGGCTCAATAAAATTGATGAATTAAATATTATTCTAAAGAGATGGCGAACAATCATAATATCAGACCCACTCAAATTTAGGTTGCCCCAGCAGGAAATCCAATATCTACGATTACATGGATTGGATGGCTTCACCAATTATCGTTATACGTATAGTGATGAAGAAATAAATACTCTCATCAATAGACTGAAAGGACTCACTGCGTTTGTCTTGTTTAATAATATTTCGATGCTAGACGATGCTAAGAGACTTCTTACTAGATTGCAAGGTTAA